A genomic stretch from Streptococcus oralis includes:
- the pknB gene encoding Stk1 family PASTA domain-containing Ser/Thr kinase translates to MIQIGKIFAGRYRIIKQIGRGGMADVYLAKDLILDGEEVAVKVLRTNYQTDPIAVARFQREARAMADLDHPHIVRITDIGEEDGQQYLAMEYVAGLDLKRYIKEHSPLSNEEAVRIMGQILLAMRLAHTRGIIHRDLKPQNILLTPDGTAKVTDFGIAVAFAETSLTQTNSMLGSVHYLSPEQARGSKATVQSDIYAMGIIFYEMLTGHIPYDGDSAVTIALQHFQKPLPSVIAENPAVPQALENVVIKATAKKLTDRYQSVSEMYVDLSSCLSHNRRREPKLVFDEASKVDTKTLPKVPQSTLTSIPKAKPQLERPQSKQQTQQVVDEAPVPKPAKKRKFKARYMILLASALLVAASLIWIFSRTPATIAIPDVSGQTVAEAKETLKKANFEVGEEKTEASDTVAEGRVIRTDPEARSGRKEGSKVNLIVSSGKQSFQLSNYVGRKSSDVVAELKEKKVPENLIKIEEEESSESDPGTVIRQTPAAGSTYDLTKASTITLTVAKKVTSVSMPSYIGSSLEFTKNNLTQIVGVKEANIEVVEVSTAPEGTTAGTVVSQDPKPGEKVDLNKTRVKISIYKPKPLPSSSSSSQHGNSGTDTTPSQSNNQGSNPTTDSSDGSRTSSNERN, encoded by the coding sequence ATGATCCAGATCGGCAAGATTTTTGCCGGACGATATCGGATTATCAAACAGATTGGTCGAGGAGGCATGGCGGATGTTTACTTGGCCAAGGATTTGATCCTAGACGGGGAAGAAGTGGCGGTTAAGGTCCTGAGGACTAACTATCAGACAGATCCGATTGCTGTGGCACGTTTTCAACGTGAAGCGAGAGCCATGGCGGATCTGGATCATCCCCATATCGTTCGAATAACAGATATCGGTGAAGAAGACGGTCAGCAGTATCTGGCTATGGAGTATGTGGCAGGGCTTGATCTCAAACGTTATATCAAAGAACACTCCCCTCTCTCAAACGAAGAAGCCGTCCGTATTATGGGACAGATTCTCTTGGCGATGCGTCTGGCGCATACGAGAGGGATTATCCACCGAGATTTGAAACCTCAAAATATCCTATTGACACCAGATGGAACTGCCAAAGTTACAGACTTTGGGATTGCCGTGGCTTTTGCAGAGACCAGTCTGACACAGACTAACTCCATGCTCGGTTCAGTCCACTATCTCTCACCTGAGCAGGCCCGTGGTTCCAAGGCAACTGTGCAGAGTGACATCTATGCTATGGGGATTATTTTCTATGAGATGTTGACAGGACATATCCCTTATGATGGGGATAGTGCAGTGACTATTGCCCTCCAGCATTTCCAAAAACCACTTCCATCTGTTATTGCTGAGAATCCAGCAGTACCACAAGCTTTGGAAAATGTTGTTATCAAGGCAACGGCCAAGAAATTGACAGATCGCTATCAGTCTGTATCAGAAATGTATGTGGACTTGTCAAGTTGTTTGTCTCACAATCGTAGGAGAGAACCAAAGCTAGTCTTTGATGAGGCAAGCAAGGTTGATACCAAGACCTTGCCTAAAGTTCCACAAAGCACTCTGACCTCTATTCCGAAGGCTAAGCCACAATTAGAGCGACCTCAATCAAAACAGCAGACTCAGCAGGTGGTAGATGAAGCACCAGTACCAAAACCAGCGAAAAAACGGAAGTTTAAAGCTCGCTACATGATTTTACTGGCCAGTGCCTTGCTAGTTGCAGCCTCTTTGATTTGGATCTTCTCCCGAACTCCAGCGACTATTGCTATTCCAGATGTATCGGGACAGACAGTTGCTGAAGCTAAAGAGACACTGAAGAAAGCTAATTTTGAAGTAGGTGAAGAAAAGACAGAGGCCAGCGACACAGTAGCCGAAGGTCGCGTCATTCGAACAGATCCAGAAGCTAGAAGCGGTCGAAAAGAAGGAAGCAAAGTAAATCTAATCGTTTCATCAGGTAAGCAATCCTTCCAACTAAGTAACTATGTAGGACGTAAGTCCTCGGATGTTGTCGCGGAGCTCAAAGAGAAAAAGGTTCCAGAAAACCTCATTAAGATCGAGGAAGAGGAATCTAGCGAAAGCGATCCAGGAACAGTCATTAGGCAAACCCCAGCTGCAGGAAGCACTTACGATCTCACGAAAGCCAGCACGATTACCTTAACAGTTGCTAAGAAGGTAACCAGCGTTTCGATGCCAAGTTACATTGGTTCAAGTCTCGAATTTACTAAGAACAATTTGACTCAGATTGTTGGTGTAAAAGAGGCCAATATCGAAGTTGTGGAAGTATCAACTGCTCCTGAAGGAACTACTGCAGGAACAGTTGTTAGTCAGGACCCTAAACCTGGAGAAAAGGTAGATCTCAATAAAACACGTGTTAAGATTTCTATTTATAAACCAAAACCACTTCCTTCTTCATCAAGTTCGTCTCAACACGGAAATTCAGGAACAGACACGACGCCTTCACAGAGTAACAATCAAGGTAGCAACCCTACAACGGATTCTTCAGATGGCAGTAGAACGTCAAGTAATGAACGAAATTAA
- the fmt gene encoding methionyl-tRNA formyltransferase, whose translation MTKLIFMGTPDFSATVLKGLLSDNRYEILAVVTQPDRAVGRKKVIQETPVKQAAKEAGLPIYQPEKLSGSPEMEDIMKLGADGIITAAFGQFLPSKLLDSMDFAVNVHASLLPKHRGGAPIHYALIQGDEEAGVTIMEMVKEMDAGDMISRRSIPITDEDNVGTLFEKLAIVGRDLLLDTLPGYLAGEIQPELQDPSQVTFSPNIKPEEEKLDWTKTNRQLFNQIRGMNPWPVAHTFLKGDRFKIYEALPVEGQGNPGEILSIGKKELIVATAEGALSLKQVQPAGKPKMDIASFLNGVGRTLTVGERFGD comes from the coding sequence ATGACAAAACTAATCTTTATGGGGACACCTGATTTTTCAGCGACAGTTTTGAAGGGGTTGTTATCAGACAACCGTTACGAGATTCTGGCTGTTGTGACCCAGCCAGACCGCGCTGTTGGCCGTAAAAAAGTGATCCAAGAAACCCCAGTCAAGCAGGCCGCCAAAGAAGCAGGTCTTCCTATCTACCAACCTGAAAAATTATCTGGAAGTCCAGAGATGGAAGACATTATGAAGCTAGGAGCTGATGGGATTATCACTGCTGCTTTTGGGCAATTTCTCCCAAGTAAACTCCTTGATAGCATGGACTTTGCGGTCAATGTTCACGCTTCCCTTCTTCCCAAACACCGTGGTGGAGCTCCCATTCATTATGCCCTGATTCAAGGGGATGAGGAAGCTGGTGTGACCATCATGGAAATGGTTAAAGAAATGGATGCAGGTGATATGATTTCCCGTCGTAGCATTCCTATCACAGACGAGGACAATGTCGGCACCTTGTTTGAAAAATTGGCAATCGTTGGTCGCGATTTGCTTTTGGATACGCTACCTGGCTACCTAGCAGGAGAAATCCAACCTGAACTACAAGATCCTAGTCAAGTCACTTTCTCGCCAAATATCAAGCCAGAGGAAGAGAAACTGGATTGGACTAAAACCAATCGCCAACTCTTTAACCAAATCAGAGGGATGAATCCATGGCCTGTTGCCCATACTTTTCTTAAAGGAGACCGCTTTAAGATTTATGAAGCCCTACCAGTAGAAGGTCAGGGAAATCCAGGTGAGATCCTCTCTATTGGCAAAAAGGAATTGATTGTCGCAACGGCTGAAGGAGCTCTATCTCTCAAGCAAGTGCAGCCAGCTGGGAAGCCTAAGATGGACATTGCTTCCTTCCTCAACGGAGTTGGACGGACATTGACTGTAGGAGAACGATTTGGTGACTAA
- a CDS encoding threonine/serine exporter family protein, translating into MTLTSILLQAVASLLAIITFLIVLNVQRSMLLPGGVLGMGVWLLYLVLKEPTNVIVATFIAAVIGSCISQILSIVYKTPAVVFVLAILAPLVPGYLSYRTTAFFVTGDYSHALASATLVVMLALVISIGMASGTVILKLYYYIRKQRRISS; encoded by the coding sequence ATGACTCTAACAAGTATTTTACTCCAAGCAGTAGCGAGTTTGCTCGCCATTATCACCTTTCTAATCGTACTAAATGTCCAGCGTTCCATGCTCTTGCCTGGTGGTGTTTTGGGAATGGGCGTTTGGCTCCTTTATCTCGTGCTCAAAGAACCGACCAATGTTATTGTTGCGACCTTTATCGCGGCAGTAATTGGCTCTTGCATCAGCCAGATTTTAAGTATTGTCTATAAGACACCAGCAGTGGTTTTTGTCTTGGCCATTCTTGCCCCTTTGGTGCCAGGTTATTTATCCTATCGAACGACAGCTTTCTTTGTGACAGGCGATTACAGCCATGCCCTTGCCAGCGCGACTTTGGTGGTTATGTTAGCTCTGGTCATTTCTATCGGAATGGCAAGTGGAACGGTAATTCTAAAGCTTTATTACTACATCCGAAAGCAACGAAGAATCTCTTCCTAA
- a CDS encoding hydroxymethylglutaryl-CoA synthase, whose product MTIGIDKIGFATSQYVLKLQDLAEARGVDPEKFSKGLLLNEISIAPLTEDIVTLAASASNSILTDKEKEEIDMVIVATESGIDQSKAAAVFVHGLLGIQPFARSFEIKEACYGATAALHYAKLHVENSPESKVLVIASDIAKYGVGTPGEPTQGAGSVAMLITQNPRIMAFNNDNVAQTRDIMDFWRPNYSSTPYVNGMYSTQQYLDCLTTTWDEYKKRYDWTMDDFAAICFHLPYPKLALKGLRKMMDKTLSKEKQDSLQENFDKSILYSQMIGNIYTGSLFLGLLSLLENAETLKAGDKIALYSYGSGAVSEFFSGELVEGYETYLDKDRLSKLKQRTALSVADYEKVFFEELQLDESGSAQFAGYEHQDYALVEIVDHQRRYSKVEK is encoded by the coding sequence ATGACAATCGGTATTGATAAGATTGGTTTTGCAACCAGTCAATATGTCTTGAAATTACAAGACTTAGCAGAAGCGAGGGGAGTTGACCCCGAAAAATTTAGCAAGGGACTCTTGTTAAATGAAATTAGTATTGCGCCACTGACTGAGGACATTGTTACCTTGGCAGCTAGTGCAAGCAACTCCATTTTAACAGACAAAGAAAAAGAAGAAATCGATATGGTCATCGTGGCGACCGAGTCAGGGATTGACCAGAGTAAGGCAGCGGCAGTCTTTGTTCATGGCCTATTAGGCATTCAGCCTTTTGCCCGTAGCTTTGAAATCAAAGAAGCCTGCTATGGAGCAACAGCTGCCCTTCATTATGCTAAATTGCATGTGGAAAATTCTCCAGAGTCTAAGGTTTTGGTCATTGCCAGTGATATTGCCAAGTATGGTGTGGGAACTCCAGGTGAACCAACTCAGGGTGCTGGAAGTGTAGCGATGTTGATCACCCAAAATCCGCGCATCATGGCCTTTAACAATGATAATGTTGCTCAAACACGCGACATCATGGATTTCTGGCGTCCGAACTATTCAAGCACTCCTTATGTAAATGGCATGTACTCGACCCAACAGTATCTTGATTGCCTGACAACGACTTGGGATGAATACAAGAAACGCTATGATTGGACTATGGATGACTTTGCGGCTATCTGCTTCCACTTGCCTTATCCTAAGTTGGCCCTAAAAGGCTTGCGCAAGATGATGGACAAAACTTTGTCTAAAGAAAAACAGGATAGTTTGCAAGAGAACTTTGATAAGTCCATTCTCTATAGTCAGATGATTGGGAATATCTACACAGGTTCTCTCTTCCTCGGCCTCCTCTCTCTTTTGGAAAATGCAGAGACTTTGAAGGCTGGAGATAAAATTGCCCTCTACAGTTACGGAAGTGGAGCGGTTTCAGAGTTCTTTAGTGGAGAGCTGGTCGAAGGTTATGAAACTTACCTTGATAAGGATCGCTTGAGCAAACTCAAGCAACGTACAGCATTGTCAGTTGCAGACTATGAAAAAGTCTTCTTCGAAGAATTGCAGTTGGATGAGTCTGGTTCAGCCCAATTTGCAGGCTATGAACATCAAGATTATGCCTTGGTTGAAATTGTCGACCACCAACGCCGTTATAGCAAGGTTGAAAAGTAA
- a CDS encoding hydroxymethylglutaryl-CoA reductase, degradative — protein sequence MKRSWNGFSKKSYHERLELLRAQALLSPEKQTSLEQDEQVSLAVADQLSENVVGTFSLPYSIVPELLVNGQDYTVPYVTEEPSVVAAASYASKIIKRAGGFTAQVHERQMIGQVALYHVADPEQAQEKIASKKAELLELANQAYPSIVKRGGGARDLHVEQIKGETDFLVVYLHVDTQEAMGANMLNTMLEALKPVLQELSQGQSLMGILSNYATDSLVTASCRIAFRYLSPQRDQGREIAEKIASASQFAQVDPYRAATHNKGIFNGIDAILISTGNDWRAIEAGAHAFASRDGRYQGLSQWTLDMEREELVGEMTLPMPVATKGGSIGLNPRVALSHELLGNPSAKELAQIIVSIGLAQNFAALKALVSTGIQQGHMKLQAKSLALLAGASESEVAPLVERLIADKTFNLETAQRYLENLRS from the coding sequence ATGAAGAGAAGTTGGAATGGATTTTCTAAAAAATCATACCATGAGCGCCTTGAGTTATTGCGAGCTCAGGCGCTCCTTAGTCCTGAAAAGCAAACCAGTCTGGAGCAGGATGAACAAGTCAGCTTGGCTGTTGCAGACCAGCTGAGTGAGAATGTAGTGGGAACTTTTTCTCTGCCTTATTCTATCGTTCCAGAACTTTTGGTGAACGGTCAGGACTACACAGTTCCTTATGTGACAGAAGAGCCCTCAGTGGTTGCTGCGGCTAGTTATGCCAGTAAAATCATCAAGCGAGCAGGTGGCTTTACTGCTCAAGTACATGAGCGCCAGATGATTGGTCAGGTAGCTCTTTACCACGTTGCTGATCCTGAACAAGCGCAAGAGAAGATTGCCAGCAAGAAAGCCGAACTCTTGGAACTTGCCAATCAAGCCTATCCTTCTATCGTCAAACGTGGTGGCGGGGCGCGTGATTTGCATGTAGAGCAGATCAAAGGAGAAACAGACTTTCTCGTTGTTTATCTCCATGTTGATACCCAAGAAGCCATGGGAGCCAATATGCTCAACACCATGCTAGAAGCCTTGAAACCAGTCTTACAAGAACTCAGTCAGGGACAGAGTCTCATGGGTATTTTGTCCAACTACGCGACCGATTCTCTGGTGACTGCAAGCTGTCGCATTGCCTTTCGCTACTTGAGTCCCCAAAGGGACCAAGGACGAGAAATTGCGGAGAAAATAGCTTCGGCTAGCCAGTTTGCGCAGGTTGATCCCTATCGAGCGGCTACTCATAATAAAGGGATTTTTAATGGTATTGATGCCATTTTGATTTCTACTGGTAATGACTGGCGTGCCATCGAAGCTGGGGCCCATGCCTTTGCCAGTCGAGATGGACGCTATCAAGGTCTTAGTCAATGGACGCTGGACATGGAAAGAGAAGAATTGGTCGGTGAGATGACACTGCCCATGCCGGTAGCTACAAAAGGTGGCTCTATCGGTCTCAATCCTCGTGTAGCCCTCAGTCATGAACTACTAGGAAATCCTTCAGCCAAGGAATTAGCTCAGATTATCGTGTCCATCGGTCTTGCCCAAAACTTTGCGGCCCTCAAAGCCTTGGTCAGTACGGGCATCCAGCAAGGCCACATGAAACTACAGGCCAAATCCTTAGCTCTCCTAGCTGGTGCTAGTGAGTCTGAAGTTGCTCCCCTCGTTGAGCGCCTCATCGCAGATAAAACCTTTAACTTAGAGACAGCCCAGCGCTATCTAGAAAACTTAAGATCATAA
- a CDS encoding threonine/serine exporter family protein yields MDESKELNAVIDVIMLAGTILLKSGSEIHRVEDTMIRIAHSQGIVDCNVLAMPAAIFFSIENTNISRMKRVTSSSYNIEKVCDVNQVSRELVGGQIDLSTAFKKLKEIRNQALPYSRLQVTVAATLSAPFFSIMFGGNVYDAFGAAIATLFGFAFSLYVEKFIRIPFVTAFAGAFVFGLIAQLWARYTGFPSTADLIIAGAVMPFVPGIALTNAVRDIMTNHINSGMSKMFESLLITLALGAGTSVALVLMT; encoded by the coding sequence ATGGACGAATCAAAAGAGTTAAATGCTGTCATTGATGTGATTATGCTAGCTGGAACCATTCTCTTGAAAAGTGGTTCGGAGATTCATCGGGTTGAGGACACCATGATTCGCATTGCCCATTCACAGGGAATAGTGGATTGCAATGTTCTTGCCATGCCCGCGGCTATTTTCTTTTCGATTGAAAACACCAATATTTCTCGTATGAAACGGGTGACGTCATCCTCCTATAACATCGAAAAAGTCTGTGATGTCAACCAAGTATCTCGAGAACTTGTGGGCGGTCAGATCGATCTTTCTACAGCTTTTAAAAAGCTGAAGGAAATCAGAAATCAAGCCCTTCCTTATAGCAGGCTCCAAGTGACTGTAGCAGCAACCCTCAGTGCCCCTTTCTTCTCGATTATGTTTGGGGGCAATGTCTATGACGCTTTTGGCGCAGCTATTGCGACCTTATTTGGTTTTGCCTTCTCTCTCTATGTCGAGAAGTTTATCCGAATTCCTTTTGTAACAGCTTTTGCGGGTGCCTTTGTTTTTGGCTTGATTGCCCAGCTCTGGGCTCGCTATACTGGATTTCCTTCGACGGCAGACCTGATCATAGCAGGAGCCGTCATGCCCTTTGTTCCAGGTATTGCTCTGACCAATGCGGTTCGAGATATCATGACCAATCATATCAACTCTGGTATGAGCAAGATGTTTGAATCCCTGCTCATTACCCTCGCTTTAGGGGCCGGCACCTCTGTAGCCCTGGTTTTGATGACATAA
- a CDS encoding Stp1/IreP family PP2C-type Ser/Thr phosphatase, whose amino-acid sequence MEIALLTDVGQKRTNNQDYVNHFVNRAGRTMILLADGMGGHRAGNIASEMAVTDLGVAWVDTQIDTVNEVREWFAHYLELENQKIHQMGKDEAYKGMGTTLEAVAIIGNQAIYAHIGDSRIGLIRGENYRQLTSDHSLVNALLKAGQLTPEEAEIHPQKNIITQSIGQKDEIQPDFGMVSLEPGDYLLLNSDGLTNMISGSDIYDIVTSDISLADKAATLIRFANNAGGLDNITVALVHMNEEEVE is encoded by the coding sequence ATGGAAATAGCATTATTAACAGATGTTGGTCAGAAACGAACAAATAACCAAGACTATGTCAATCACTTTGTCAACCGAGCAGGGCGCACCATGATCCTCTTGGCTGACGGGATGGGAGGACACCGTGCAGGCAATATCGCTAGTGAGATGGCGGTAACAGACCTGGGCGTGGCTTGGGTTGATACCCAAATCGACACCGTCAATGAGGTCCGTGAATGGTTTGCCCACTATCTGGAACTTGAAAATCAAAAAATTCATCAGATGGGGAAAGACGAAGCCTATAAGGGGATGGGAACAACGCTTGAAGCAGTAGCCATTATTGGAAATCAAGCTATTTATGCCCATATCGGTGATTCTCGTATCGGTTTGATCCGTGGTGAAAATTATCGCCAGCTCACAAGTGATCATTCTTTGGTTAATGCTCTGCTAAAGGCTGGTCAGCTAACTCCAGAGGAGGCAGAAATTCATCCACAGAAAAATATCATTACCCAATCCATTGGGCAAAAAGATGAAATTCAACCAGATTTTGGCATGGTTAGCCTAGAGCCAGGAGACTACCTCTTGCTCAACAGTGACGGCTTGACCAATATGATCTCAGGAAGCGATATCTACGATATTGTAACGAGTGATATTTCCTTGGCAGACAAGGCGGCAACTTTGATTCGTTTTGCAAACAATGCAGGAGGCTTAGATAATATCACGGTTGCCCTTGTTCACATGAATGAGGAGGAAGTAGAATGA
- the rsmB gene encoding 16S rRNA (cytosine(967)-C(5))-methyltransferase RsmB — protein sequence MTKVETARSLALAVLEDVFINQAYSNIALNKHLKCSHLSATDKGLVTEIVYGTVARKLTLEWYLSHFIEDRDKLDNWLYILLLLSAYQLRYLDKIPNHAVVNEAVELAKARKKGSEKLVNAVLRRILREGWPDIDSIKRKNKRDSIAYSLPVWLVSKLKEEYGEERAQAIFESLLVRSKASIRVTDLSRKEEIKALLEVTDSPLAATGLVKEQGHFAGHDLFAEGAITIQDESSQLVAPTLDLQGDERVLDACAAPGGKTAHMASYLTSGKVTALDLYDHKLDLIQENAQRLGVADRVQTQKLDARKVHEFFEKDSFDKILVDAPCSGIGLLRRKPDIKYNKEMADFASLQQIQLEILGSVCQTLRKGGIITYSTCTIVSEENFHVVEAFLESHPEFEQVKLEHECKDILKDGCILITPELYGSDGFFISQFRKISD from the coding sequence GTGACTAAAGTAGAAACGGCTAGAAGTCTAGCTCTAGCAGTATTAGAGGATGTTTTTATCAACCAAGCATACTCCAATATTGCCTTAAACAAACACCTCAAGTGCAGTCACCTCTCAGCAACAGATAAGGGGTTGGTGACAGAGATTGTCTACGGTACGGTAGCCCGAAAACTGACTCTGGAATGGTACCTGTCCCACTTTATCGAAGACCGGGATAAGCTAGATAACTGGCTCTATATCCTGCTCCTTCTGAGCGCTTACCAACTTCGGTATCTGGATAAGATTCCTAATCACGCTGTTGTTAATGAAGCAGTGGAACTAGCCAAAGCGCGTAAAAAAGGCAGTGAAAAATTAGTCAACGCCGTCCTTCGTCGTATCTTGCGAGAAGGCTGGCCAGACATTGACAGTATCAAACGCAAAAACAAGCGTGATTCCATTGCCTATTCTCTCCCAGTTTGGCTCGTGTCTAAACTCAAGGAAGAATACGGTGAAGAGAGAGCACAAGCCATTTTTGAAAGCCTCTTGGTGCGCAGCAAAGCCAGCATACGAGTGACCGACTTAAGCCGAAAAGAGGAAATCAAAGCTTTGTTAGAGGTAACTGATTCCCCTTTAGCGGCCACTGGTCTGGTCAAGGAGCAGGGACACTTTGCGGGACATGATTTGTTCGCCGAGGGAGCCATTACCATCCAAGACGAATCTAGTCAACTGGTTGCTCCCACTCTTGATTTACAAGGAGATGAGCGGGTTCTAGATGCCTGTGCGGCTCCGGGTGGAAAAACAGCCCATATGGCTTCTTACCTCACATCTGGTAAGGTGACAGCTTTGGACCTTTATGATCACAAGTTGGATTTGATCCAAGAAAACGCCCAACGTTTGGGTGTGGCGGATCGGGTGCAAACGCAAAAATTGGATGCCAGAAAGGTACATGAGTTTTTTGAAAAGGACTCCTTTGATAAGATTTTAGTAGATGCCCCTTGTTCTGGGATTGGACTCTTGCGTCGCAAACCAGATATCAAATACAATAAAGAAATGGCGGATTTCGCATCATTACAGCAAATTCAGCTGGAAATACTAGGTAGTGTTTGTCAAACCTTACGAAAAGGTGGTATAATAACGTATAGTACCTGCACTATCGTCTCAGAGGAAAACTTTCACGTCGTTGAGGCATTTTTAGAAAGTCACCCCGAGTTTGAGCAGGTTAAACTAGAACATGAATGCAAGGATATTTTGAAGGACGGCTGTATCTTAATTACTCCTGAATTGTACGGAAGTGATGGATTCTTTATCAGCCAATTCCGCAAGATATCTGATTAG
- a CDS encoding LacI family DNA-binding transcriptional regulator: MVAKLTDVAKLAGVSPTTVSRVINKKGYLSEKTIQKVNEAMRELGYKPNNLARSLQGKSAKLIGLIFPNISHVFYAELIDKLEHQLFKNGYKTIICNSEHDSEKEREYIEMLEANQVDGIISGSHNLGIEDYNRVTAPIISFDRNLSPDIPVVSSDNYGGGVLAAQTLVKTGAQSIIMITGNDNSNSPTGLRHAGFASVLPKAPIINVSSDFSPVRKEMEIKNILTHQKPDAIFASDDLTAILVIKIAQELGISVPEELKVIGYDGTYFIENYYPHLTTIKQPMKEIAQLTVDLLLQKIEGKEVATTGYFLPVTLLPGKSI; encoded by the coding sequence ATGGTCGCAAAACTAACTGATGTCGCAAAACTTGCAGGCGTCAGCCCTACTACCGTCTCACGGGTCATCAATAAAAAGGGGTATCTATCTGAGAAAACCATTCAAAAGGTAAATGAAGCCATGCGAGAATTGGGCTACAAACCCAACAATCTGGCTCGAAGCCTCCAAGGAAAATCTGCCAAGTTGATTGGACTTATTTTTCCAAACATCAGTCATGTCTTTTATGCGGAGTTGATTGACAAGTTGGAACACCAACTCTTCAAGAATGGCTACAAGACCATCATCTGTAACAGCGAACATGACTCTGAAAAAGAACGGGAGTACATTGAAATGCTGGAGGCCAATCAGGTAGACGGTATCATCTCAGGAAGTCACAACTTGGGAATCGAGGACTACAATCGTGTGACAGCACCGATTATTTCCTTTGACCGAAATCTATCACCTGACATCCCTGTCGTCTCCTCTGATAACTACGGTGGCGGGGTCCTCGCAGCCCAAACTTTGGTCAAGACTGGCGCTCAGTCTATCATCATGATTACAGGAAATGACAACTCTAACTCACCGACTGGACTGCGCCACGCTGGCTTTGCATCCGTACTCCCAAAAGCACCTATTATCAATGTTTCGAGTGACTTTTCTCCCGTCAGAAAAGAAATGGAGATCAAGAATATCTTGACCCATCAGAAACCAGATGCGATTTTTGCTTCAGATGATTTGACAGCTATCCTGGTTATCAAAATCGCTCAGGAGCTGGGAATTTCTGTTCCTGAAGAGCTCAAGGTCATCGGTTATGATGGGACCTACTTTATCGAGAACTACTACCCTCATCTGACAACGATTAAGCAGCCTATGAAAGAGATTGCCCAACTCACTGTTGATCTCCTCTTGCAGAAGATTGAAGGTAAAGAGGTCGCGACAACTGGTTATTTCTTACCAGTTACATTATTACCAGGAAAAAGTATTTAA